The proteins below come from a single Oenanthe melanoleuca isolate GR-GAL-2019-014 chromosome Z, OMel1.0, whole genome shotgun sequence genomic window:
- the SRP19 gene encoding signal recognition particle 19 kDa protein, which produces MAAAAAAGAASPADKERFICIYPAYLNNKKTIAEGRRIPIDKAVENPTSTEIQDVCAAVGFNVLLEKNKMYPREWNRDVQYRGRVRIQLKQDDGNPCLPQFPTRKSVMLYAAETIPKLKTRTQKMGGSDQSLQQGEGGKKGKGKKKK; this is translated from the exons atggccgccgccgccgccgccggcgccGCGTCCCCAGCGGACAAGGAGAG ATTCATCTGCATTTATCCAGCTTATTTGAATAACAAGAAGACAAtagcagaaggaagaaggatACCTATAGACAAG GCTGTTGAGAATCCCACATCTACAGAAATCCAAGATGTATGTGCAGCAGTAGGATTCAATGTGTTATTGgag aaaaacaagatgTATCCCAGAGAGTGGAACAGAGATGTGCAGTACAGAGGTAGAGTACGAATCCAGCTCAAGCAAGATGATGGCAACCCATGTTTACCTCAGTTTCCAACAC GTAAATCAGTGATGCTGTATGCTGCAGAAACCATTCccaaactgaaaacaagaaCTCAGAAGATGGGAGGTAGCGATCAAAGCCTTCAGCAAGGAGAGGGAGGCAAGAAAggtaaagggaagaaaaagaaatga